The following are from one region of the Fundulus heteroclitus isolate FHET01 unplaced genomic scaffold, MU-UCD_Fhet_4.1 scaffold_97, whole genome shotgun sequence genome:
- the rab9b gene encoding ras-related protein Rab-9B: MSRNNVLLKVILLGDGGVGKSSLMNRYVTDRFDSQSFHTIGVEFLNRDLDVDGRLVTLQIWDTAGQERFKSLRTPFYRGADCCLLTFAVDDLQSFLNLSCWKKEFMFYSDVKEPERFPFVVLGNKVDMERREVGEDEARAWCEENGCCPYFETSAKDDTNVAAAFEAAVRVVLAAEDQIGHALLGSTIDLHGNRKASRGSCC; encoded by the coding sequence ATGAGTAGGAATAACGTGCTCCTGAAAGTGATCCTGCTGGGAGACGGGGGCGTAGGCAAGTCCTCTCTGATGAACCGCTACGTCACCGACCGCTTCGACTCGCAGTCCTTCCACACCATCGGCGTGGAGTTCCTCAACCGAGACTTGGACGTGGACGGCCGCCTGGTCACCCTCCAGATCTGGGACACGGCGGGTCAGGAGCGCTTCAAGTCGCTCCGCACCCCGTTCTACCGCGGCGCCGACTGCTGCCTGCTCACGTTCGCCGTCGACGACCTGCAGAGCTTCCTGAACCTCAGCTGCTGGAAGAAGGAGTTCATGTTCTACTCCGACGTCAAAGAGCCGGAGCGCTTCCCGTTCGTGGTGCTGGGCAACAAGGTCGACATGGAGCGGCGGGAGGTCGGGGAGGACGAGGCGCGGGCCTGGTGCGAGGAGAACGGCTGCTGCCCGTACTTTGAGACCAGCGCCAAAGACGACACCAACGTCGCGGCCGCGTTCGAGGCGGCCGTCAGGGTGGTTCTGGCCGCCGAGGACCAGATCGGTCACGCACTGCTAGGCAGCACTATTGATCTTCACGGCAACCGCAAAGCCTCGCGCGGGTCCTGCTGCTGA